A window from Flavobacterium sp. 83 encodes these proteins:
- a CDS encoding pyridoxal-dependent decarboxylase: MNPVLQQDLKDIEKILVIVKQQGIDFLHSMDNVPTSTKNSITTDRNLNDSGLGALSALEEFNQRLAPLMVSQAGPRYWGFVTGGVTPASIVGDWLTTIYDPNAQATNAQGGVSALIEIETINLLLQLLDLPKSFLGGFVTGATMSNFTCLAVARQWLGNQLGKDFAKNGISEPINILTATPHSSSVKCLAMLGVGSQNFTKIKTIEGNREAIDIADLEKNIESLNGKPFILISSAGTVNTADFDDFNAITKLKEKYNFWWHIDAAFGGFAACSPKYKHLVNGWENADSITIDCHKWMNVPYESAFYLVKEQYKNLQIETFQNSNAPYLGNPLDNFSYLNFLPENSRRLKALPVWFSLLAYGKQGFQDIIENSVAMALQFDSFITQNENFELLAPTRLNNVCFTLAGDHNQEKVNLFLSHLNDKGKVFMTPTVYENRKGIRASFVNWRTNEKDIQIAVEEMKTSVLELGIG, from the coding sequence ATGAATCCAGTCCTCCAACAAGATTTAAAAGATATTGAAAAAATCCTTGTAATAGTAAAACAACAAGGAATTGATTTTCTACATTCAATGGATAACGTTCCCACTTCTACTAAGAATTCTATAACTACCGATAGAAATCTAAACGATTCTGGTTTGGGAGCACTGTCTGCTTTGGAAGAATTTAACCAACGTTTAGCACCTTTGATGGTTTCTCAAGCAGGGCCAAGATATTGGGGCTTTGTAACTGGTGGTGTAACTCCAGCATCTATTGTTGGGGATTGGTTGACGACCATTTACGATCCAAACGCGCAAGCCACAAACGCACAAGGAGGTGTTTCAGCTTTAATAGAAATTGAAACGATTAATCTGTTGTTGCAATTGTTGGATTTACCAAAATCATTTTTGGGAGGATTTGTGACTGGAGCTACGATGTCTAATTTTACCTGTTTGGCGGTGGCGAGACAATGGCTCGGAAACCAATTAGGAAAAGATTTTGCCAAGAATGGAATTTCAGAACCTATAAACATTCTTACCGCTACGCCACATTCTTCTTCGGTAAAATGTTTGGCAATGTTAGGTGTTGGAAGCCAGAATTTTACTAAGATAAAAACTATTGAAGGAAATCGTGAAGCGATAGATATTGCCGATTTAGAAAAAAATATTGAAAGCCTAAACGGAAAGCCATTCATTTTAATATCAAGTGCAGGAACAGTCAATACGGCTGATTTTGATGATTTCAATGCCATTACCAAACTGAAAGAAAAATATAATTTCTGGTGGCATATTGATGCTGCTTTTGGAGGTTTTGCCGCTTGTTCTCCAAAATACAAACACCTTGTAAACGGTTGGGAAAACGCCGACAGTATTACAATAGATTGCCATAAATGGATGAATGTGCCTTATGAAAGTGCGTTTTATTTGGTAAAAGAACAATATAAAAATCTTCAAATTGAAACCTTCCAAAACTCTAATGCGCCATATTTAGGAAATCCGTTAGACAATTTTAGTTATCTTAATTTTTTACCTGAAAACTCAAGACGCTTAAAAGCTTTGCCGGTTTGGTTTTCATTATTGGCCTATGGCAAACAAGGTTTTCAGGATATTATAGAGAATAGTGTTGCGATGGCGTTGCAATTTGACAGTTTCATTACTCAAAATGAGAACTTCGAATTGCTGGCACCAACTCGCTTGAACAACGTATGCTTTACTTTGGCTGGAGACCACAATCAAGAAAAAGTCAATTTGTTTTTGTCTCATCTTAATGACAAAGGGAAAGTGTTTATGACGCCAACGGTTTACGAAAACCGAAAAGGAATTCGGGCTTCATTTGTCAATTGGAGAACTAATGAAAAGGATATTCAAATTGCTGTGGAGGAAATGAAAACGAGTGTTTTGGAGTTAGGGATAGGGTAA
- a CDS encoding nucleotide pyrophosphohydrolase: MNLKNSQLDVDTWIKEHGVRYFNELTNMAQLTEEVGEVARIIARRYGEQSEKESDKNKDLGEELADVVFVVLCLANQTGIDLQAAFDKKMDLKSIRDKDRHKNNEKLK; encoded by the coding sequence ATGAACCTAAAAAACTCGCAACTAGACGTAGATACTTGGATAAAAGAACACGGCGTTCGTTACTTTAACGAATTGACAAATATGGCGCAACTTACTGAAGAAGTAGGGGAAGTAGCCCGTATTATTGCGCGCCGTTACGGTGAACAATCCGAGAAAGAGAGTGATAAAAACAAAGACCTAGGTGAAGAATTAGCCGATGTGGTTTTCGTGGTTTTATGTTTAGCAAACCAAACCGGAATTGATTTACAAGCTGCTTTCGATAAAAAAATGGATTTGAAATCTATCCGTGACAAAGACCGCCATAAAAACAACGAGAAACTTAAATAA
- the aroA gene encoding 3-phosphoshikimate 1-carboxyvinyltransferase, translated as MNLKLSTNSQFTIDNSQLNITGSKSETNRLLLLQALFPNITLANTSNSDDSEVMQKALKGNVEIVDIHHAGTAMRFLTAYFAVNEGREVVLTGSQRMTERPIKVLVEALEQLGAKISYEKEVGYPPIRIKGQKITASKVNIPANVSSQYISALLLVAPKLENGIEITLVGEITSVPYIKMTLALLNDLDIKTSFEGNVITVYPKTEVESKVMTVESDWSSASYFFSLAALAENATISLNSYKETSLQGDSALVEIYKQMGVDTHFEGNKMTLVKQSNFKRETLNLELNNTPDIAQTIVVTCLGLGIGCHLTGLHTLKIKETDRLEALRIELTKLGANISVTNDSLTLLASSEINHNVTIATYNDHRMAMAFAPLALKVPIIIENAEVVSKSYPDFWEDMKSLGFEISEK; from the coding sequence ATGAATTTAAAATTAAGTACGAATTCACAATTCACAATTGATAATTCACAATTAAATATTACTGGCTCAAAAAGCGAAACCAACCGACTATTATTGTTGCAAGCTTTGTTCCCCAATATTACTTTGGCCAATACTTCAAACTCAGATGATAGTGAAGTGATGCAAAAAGCTTTAAAAGGAAATGTAGAAATTGTAGATATTCATCATGCGGGAACAGCAATGCGTTTTTTAACGGCTTATTTTGCGGTAAACGAAGGTAGAGAAGTTGTGTTGACTGGTTCTCAGAGAATGACGGAACGTCCAATAAAAGTTTTAGTGGAAGCATTAGAACAATTGGGTGCAAAAATCTCCTATGAGAAAGAAGTAGGTTATCCGCCTATTCGAATCAAAGGACAAAAAATTACAGCTTCTAAGGTTAATATTCCTGCAAATGTGAGCAGTCAATACATATCAGCGTTATTATTGGTAGCGCCAAAATTAGAAAACGGTATCGAAATCACTTTAGTAGGTGAAATTACTTCGGTTCCTTATATCAAAATGACATTGGCTTTGCTGAATGATTTGGATATTAAAACCAGTTTTGAGGGAAATGTGATTACCGTTTATCCAAAAACAGAAGTAGAATCAAAAGTAATGACCGTAGAATCCGATTGGAGTTCTGCATCATACTTTTTTAGTTTGGCTGCTTTGGCTGAAAATGCTACTATTTCACTAAACAGTTATAAAGAAACCAGCTTGCAAGGTGATTCGGCTTTGGTTGAAATCTACAAACAAATGGGTGTTGATACGCATTTTGAAGGAAACAAAATGACTCTGGTAAAACAGTCTAACTTTAAACGGGAAACTTTAAACTTAGAATTAAATAACACGCCCGATATCGCCCAAACCATAGTGGTTACTTGCCTTGGATTAGGAATAGGTTGTCATCTTACAGGACTTCACACCTTGAAAATTAAAGAAACGGACAGACTGGAAGCACTGCGAATTGAGCTGACAAAACTAGGGGCGAATATATCGGTTACAAATGATAGCTTGACGCTATTGGCTTCAAGTGAAATCAATCACAATGTTACAATCGCTACGTATAACGATCACAGAATGGCAATGGCATTTGCACCATTAGCATTAAAAGTGCCGATAATTATCGAAAATGCAGAAGTGGTTTCTAAATCATACCCTG
- a CDS encoding aminotransferase class I/II-fold pyridoxal phosphate-dependent enzyme, which yields MITTAKRLDIIEEYYFSSKLREVRQLASEGKPIINMGIGSPDLQPSQAVIDAVVLAMQDENAHQYQSYQGLPELRKGMADFYQNNFQVALNPNTEILPLMGSKEGIMHISLAFLNEGDQVLIPNPGYPTYTSVTNLVGAVPVYYDLKEVNNWEPDFEALEKLDLSKVKIMWIGYPHMPTGARGSLELFSTLVAFAKKHDILLVNDNPYSFVLNDHPMSLLQVEGAKDVALELNSLSKTFNMAGWRVGMVLGNAACIDAVLKVKSNMDSGMFYGIQKGAIEALRSDKTWFESMNAIYRKRRILTEQLAEKLGCKVYKEGVGLFVWAKLPDGITSAEKFIDEILYDKSIFITPGTIFGSNGEGYIRFALCVKEEKVQEAIDRFA from the coding sequence ATGATTACTACAGCAAAACGTCTGGATATAATTGAAGAATACTATTTCTCCTCAAAATTGAGAGAAGTAAGACAACTGGCTTCTGAAGGGAAACCCATTATCAATATGGGAATTGGAAGCCCGGATTTACAGCCTTCACAAGCGGTTATTGATGCAGTAGTTCTGGCGATGCAAGACGAAAATGCGCATCAATATCAAAGTTATCAAGGTTTACCGGAATTGAGAAAAGGAATGGCTGATTTCTATCAGAATAACTTTCAGGTAGCATTGAATCCTAATACTGAGATTTTGCCTTTGATGGGTTCCAAAGAAGGGATTATGCATATTTCTCTGGCTTTCTTGAACGAAGGAGATCAGGTCCTGATTCCAAACCCGGGATATCCAACGTATACTTCGGTTACGAATTTAGTAGGGGCGGTTCCTGTTTATTATGACTTAAAAGAAGTAAATAATTGGGAACCTGATTTTGAAGCTTTGGAGAAATTAGATTTATCGAAAGTAAAAATCATGTGGATTGGTTATCCGCACATGCCAACAGGTGCAAGAGGAAGTCTGGAGTTGTTTTCAACCTTGGTGGCTTTCGCCAAAAAGCATGACATTTTGTTAGTCAACGACAATCCGTATAGTTTTGTTTTGAATGACCATCCGATGAGTTTGTTGCAAGTAGAAGGTGCAAAAGATGTGGCTTTAGAGTTGAATTCTTTGAGCAAAACTTTCAACATGGCAGGTTGGAGAGTTGGAATGGTTTTAGGAAATGCAGCTTGTATCGATGCAGTTCTAAAAGTAAAAAGCAACATGGATAGCGGAATGTTTTACGGGATTCAAAAAGGAGCAATTGAAGCTTTGAGAAGTGACAAGACTTGGTTTGAATCGATGAATGCGATTTATAGAAAACGCAGGATTCTTACGGAACAACTGGCTGAGAAATTGGGTTGTAAAGTTTATAAGGAAGGTGTTGGATTATTTGTATGGGCAAAATTGCCTGATGGAATTACATCAGCAGAGAAATTTATTGATGAAATTTTATATGACAAATCTATTTTCATTACCCCAGGAACAATTTTTGGTTCTAATGGAGAAGGATATATACGGTTTGCACTTTGTGTAAAAGAAGAAAAAGTACAAGAAGCAATTGACAGATTTGCGTAA
- a CDS encoding dicarboxylate/amino acid:cation symporter, with protein MNLKNTQSGNFLKNYKSILLLLGGILVGSILGLVFGKGVEVIKPLGDIFLNLLFTAIIPLIFFTISSSIASLEKSEKLGRLFVIVIGVFLSTVLISAILMIVGVLLFPIQQDIIISKIPLESIQASSAGSQITQLLTANDFFELLSRKNMLALIIFSFLIGFASLHSGEKGKDFSRFLNSGNEVMKQLLHMIMKTAPIGLGAYFAYQVGIFGPQLFGAYAKPLGLYYAVCAFYFVVFFSLYAFIAGGRKGLNVFWRNNITPSLTALGTCSSIATIPANLEGAEHMNIPSHIRNVVIPLGAPLHKDGSSMSSVIKIAVIFAMFGKDFTDPHTLLLALGITVIVSVVEGGIPNGGYIGEILAITVYGFPMEQALPAAMIVGTLVDPMATLLNANGDLVSAMLVTRIAEGKKWLSVKVAA; from the coding sequence ATGAATTTAAAAAATACACAATCGGGCAATTTCTTAAAAAATTATAAAAGCATTTTATTACTTCTTGGAGGAATTCTAGTAGGGAGCATATTGGGTTTGGTTTTTGGAAAAGGAGTAGAAGTTATTAAACCTTTGGGAGATATATTTCTGAATTTATTGTTTACTGCAATCATTCCGTTGATATTTTTTACCATTTCATCATCGATAGCCAGTTTAGAAAAGTCAGAGAAACTAGGACGATTATTTGTGATTGTAATTGGTGTTTTTTTAAGCACTGTATTGATTTCAGCTATTTTGATGATTGTAGGGGTATTGTTGTTTCCTATTCAGCAAGACATCATCATTTCAAAAATTCCGTTAGAATCGATTCAAGCAAGTTCAGCAGGTTCACAAATTACACAATTGCTTACCGCTAATGATTTCTTCGAATTGTTATCTCGTAAGAATATGCTAGCACTTATCATATTCTCGTTTTTAATAGGATTTGCCAGTTTGCATTCGGGTGAAAAAGGGAAAGATTTTAGTCGTTTCCTGAATTCAGGAAACGAAGTAATGAAGCAATTGTTACACATGATTATGAAAACGGCTCCAATAGGTTTGGGGGCTTATTTTGCCTATCAGGTTGGGATTTTTGGACCACAATTATTTGGTGCCTATGCAAAGCCTTTGGGTCTTTATTATGCAGTTTGTGCTTTTTACTTTGTTGTATTTTTTAGTTTATATGCTTTTATTGCTGGAGGAAGAAAAGGGTTGAATGTATTTTGGAGAAATAATATCACTCCTTCATTAACAGCATTAGGAACCTGTAGCAGTATTGCAACAATTCCAGCCAATCTGGAAGGGGCAGAACACATGAATATTCCAAGTCATATCAGAAATGTAGTTATTCCACTTGGAGCACCTTTGCATAAAGATGGTTCGAGTATGTCGTCAGTGATAAAGATTGCAGTTATTTTTGCCATGTTTGGGAAAGATTTTACAGATCCACATACATTGCTTTTAGCATTAGGAATTACAGTAATTGTTTCGGTTGTCGAAGGAGGAATTCCAAATGGGGGTTATATAGGGGAAATTCTAGCAATAACTGTTTATGGATTTCCAATGGAGCAAGCTTTACCAGCGGCGATGATTGTGGGAACCTTGGTAGATCCTATGGCAACTTTATTGAATGCTAATGGTGACTTGGTTTCGGCGATGTTAGTGACCCGAATTGCTGAAGGAAAAAAATGGCTTTCGGTAAAAGTAGCTGCTTAA
- a CDS encoding bifunctional 3-deoxy-7-phosphoheptulonate synthase/chorismate mutase type II, which yields MENKKEMRNWLNEFNLTHPFVIAGPCSAETEEQVLKIAHELKDSDVSVFRAGIWKPRTRPGGFEGVGEIGLKWLQKAKAETGLLMGTEVATAAHCKLALEHDIDVLWVGARTTANPFAVQEIADTLKGTDKIVLIKNPVNPDMALWLGGVERLYAAGIKNLGVIHRGFSTYEKTKYRNIPEWQIAIELQNKFPDLPLIIDPSHITGNRDMILEVTQEALDLNYDGMIIETHNDPDNAWSDAAQQVTPDALKQIFKDLKVRKHDDASDEFTNKMTKLRANIDVLDANLLELLGKRMKVADEIGQVKKDANVAVLQNNRWNEIQEKMILEGGKKGLTEEFIVKLFKNIHQESIGHQEKILNA from the coding sequence ATGGAAAACAAGAAAGAAATGAGAAATTGGTTGAATGAATTCAATTTGACTCATCCATTTGTGATCGCAGGACCTTGTAGTGCTGAAACAGAAGAACAAGTATTGAAAATTGCACATGAATTGAAAGATTCAGATGTAAGTGTTTTTAGAGCAGGAATTTGGAAACCAAGAACGCGTCCGGGAGGATTTGAAGGTGTTGGAGAAATAGGATTGAAATGGTTGCAAAAAGCAAAAGCAGAAACAGGTTTACTAATGGGAACGGAAGTTGCAACTGCTGCTCATTGTAAATTAGCTTTAGAACATGACATTGATGTTTTATGGGTTGGTGCTCGTACAACTGCAAATCCATTTGCGGTTCAAGAGATTGCTGATACATTAAAAGGTACTGATAAAATTGTATTGATTAAAAACCCTGTAAATCCTGATATGGCTTTATGGTTAGGTGGAGTTGAGCGTTTATATGCTGCTGGAATCAAAAATTTAGGAGTTATTCATAGAGGTTTTTCTACATACGAAAAAACGAAATACAGAAACATTCCAGAATGGCAGATTGCTATCGAATTGCAAAACAAATTCCCTGATTTACCATTAATCATCGATCCATCACATATTACAGGAAACCGTGATATGATTCTTGAAGTGACTCAAGAAGCTTTGGATTTGAATTATGACGGTATGATTATCGAGACACACAATGATCCAGACAATGCTTGGAGTGATGCTGCACAGCAAGTAACGCCAGACGCTTTGAAACAAATTTTCAAAGATTTGAAAGTGAGAAAACATGATGATGCATCGGATGAATTTACCAATAAAATGACAAAATTGAGAGCAAATATCGATGTTTTGGATGCTAATTTATTGGAATTGTTAGGGAAACGTATGAAAGTTGCTGACGAAATTGGTCAAGTGAAAAAAGACGCAAACGTTGCTGTATTGCAAAACAATCGTTGGAATGAAATCCAAGAGAAAATGATTTTGGAAGGTGGAAAAAAAGGATTGACAGAAGAATTTATAGTTAAATTATTCAAAAACATTCACCAAGAAAGTATTGGACATCAAGAAAAAATCTTGAACGCTTAA
- the gldA gene encoding gliding motility-associated ABC transporter ATP-binding subunit GldA, producing the protein MSIEVNNISKSYGAQKALDNISFSVNKGEIVGFLGPNGAGKSTLMKILTTYINADEGSALVNGNDVNSQQKAVQLSIGYLPEHNPLYLDLYVREYLAFNADVYKVAKSRIEEVIQLTGLSSESHKKIGQLSKGYRQRVGLANALLHNPDVLILDEPTTGLDPNQLIEIRNVIKNVGKDKTVFLSTHIMQEVEAICDRVIIINNGKIVADKKLDNLISEDKEQVIEVEFDYKIEEQAIAKIENLTSYKNTHDMTWELTFTTDKDMRPAVFDFATANGLKTLQLNQKNKNLEAVFREITK; encoded by the coding sequence ATGTCAATAGAAGTAAATAACATATCCAAAAGTTATGGTGCCCAAAAAGCACTGGATAACATTTCGTTTTCTGTAAATAAAGGAGAAATCGTTGGTTTTTTAGGTCCAAATGGAGCTGGAAAATCGACTTTGATGAAAATATTGACAACCTATATCAATGCCGATGAAGGTTCCGCATTAGTAAATGGAAATGATGTGAACAGCCAACAAAAAGCAGTGCAACTTTCCATTGGCTATTTACCGGAACACAATCCGTTGTATTTGGATTTGTATGTGAGAGAATATTTGGCTTTTAATGCCGATGTTTATAAAGTAGCTAAATCCCGAATCGAAGAAGTAATTCAACTGACCGGTTTAAGCTCTGAAAGTCATAAAAAAATAGGACAATTATCCAAAGGATACCGCCAACGTGTAGGTCTTGCCAATGCGTTATTGCACAATCCAGATGTTTTGATTCTTGATGAACCAACTACCGGTTTAGATCCAAACCAATTAATCGAAATACGCAACGTCATTAAAAACGTAGGAAAAGACAAAACCGTTTTCCTGTCTACGCACATAATGCAGGAAGTAGAAGCGATTTGCGACCGCGTAATCATCATCAACAACGGTAAAATCGTTGCCGATAAAAAACTGGATAACTTAATTTCTGAAGATAAGGAACAAGTTATCGAAGTGGAATTTGATTATAAAATAGAAGAACAAGCCATTGCTAAAATCGAAAATCTTACTTCCTATAAGAATACCCACGACATGACTTGGGAATTAACCTTTACAACCGACAAAGACATGCGCCCGGCCGTTTTTGATTTTGCAACAGCAAATGGCTTGAAAACGTTACAACTGAATCAGAAGAATAAAAACTTGGAGGCTGTTTTCAGGGAGATTACGAAGTAG
- a CDS encoding prephenate dehydratase: MSTKIAIQGIKGCFHHQVAQEYYYQNVEVDECLSFEELVDSLLSGKSEQAVMAIENSIAGPIIPNYALIDKNNLHIIGEHYLDIHQNLMALRGQKIEDIQEVHSHPMALLQCMEFLKKYPNIKLVEDKDTAETARRIHQNQLKGIAAIASKTASEMYDLEILAPEIQTINNNMTRFVIIKKENSFVAENEINRASIKFELDHKRGSLAAVLNVMSDCKLNLTKIQSLPKIETPWKYSFFVDVTFEKYEDYAKAKALLTIMAEYFKVLGEYKNTKP, from the coding sequence ATGAGTACAAAGATTGCAATACAAGGTATAAAAGGCTGTTTCCATCATCAGGTGGCACAAGAATATTACTATCAGAATGTTGAGGTAGATGAGTGTTTGTCTTTTGAAGAATTGGTAGATAGTTTATTGTCCGGAAAATCAGAACAAGCGGTTATGGCTATAGAAAATTCTATAGCGGGACCAATTATTCCAAATTACGCTTTGATTGACAAAAATAATTTGCACATCATAGGAGAACATTATTTGGATATTCATCAAAATTTAATGGCGTTGAGAGGTCAAAAAATAGAAGATATCCAAGAAGTACATTCGCATCCAATGGCATTGTTACAATGTATGGAGTTTTTGAAAAAGTATCCAAACATAAAATTAGTTGAAGATAAAGATACTGCTGAAACAGCCAGAAGAATACACCAAAATCAATTGAAAGGGATTGCGGCAATTGCGAGTAAAACCGCTTCAGAAATGTATGATTTGGAAATTTTGGCTCCAGAAATTCAAACGATAAATAATAACATGACGCGATTTGTTATTATTAAAAAGGAGAATTCATTTGTTGCAGAAAATGAAATAAACAGAGCTTCTATCAAATTTGAATTGGATCACAAACGCGGAAGTTTGGCAGCGGTTCTAAATGTAATGAGTGATTGTAAATTGAATTTAACCAAAATACAATCGTTGCCAAAAATAGAAACGCCTTGGAAATATTCCTTTTTTGTAGATGTTACTTTCGAAAAATATGAAGATTATGCTAAGGCAAAAGCATTGCTGACCATTATGGCAGAATACTTTAAAGTGTTAGGCGAATATAAAAATACAAAACCATGA
- the rsgA gene encoding ribosome small subunit-dependent GTPase A: MTGLVYKSTGSWYTVKSEQGDFIECRMKGKFRIKGIKSTNPIAVGDVVDYELEETSDTVTGTIHKIHDRKNYIVRKSVNLSHQMHIIASNIDRVFLLVTINNPPTTFNFIDRFLVTAEAYGIETILVFNKIDTFDDATLDEQLYMQHVYQEIGYKCLRVSSTEMKGIEELKAMMIGKVSMFSGHSGVGKSTLVNAMEPTLHLKTKTISEASKQGQHTTTFAEMYDLSFDAKIIDTPGIKGFGIVDMEKEEISGYFPEFFKLKEQCKFNNCLHKDEPHCAIKTALEKDEIAWSRYRSYLKILEGDDENYRTDIHNEDRIISDKTRE, from the coding sequence ATGACAGGACTAGTATACAAATCTACAGGAAGTTGGTACACCGTGAAATCCGAACAAGGGGATTTTATCGAATGCCGTATGAAAGGGAAATTTAGAATTAAAGGAATTAAAAGTACCAATCCTATAGCAGTAGGCGATGTTGTGGATTATGAGCTGGAAGAGACATCAGATACTGTTACGGGAACCATCCATAAAATACACGATCGTAAGAATTATATTGTTCGGAAATCAGTGAATTTATCCCATCAGATGCATATTATTGCTTCTAATATAGATAGGGTTTTCTTGCTGGTTACTATAAATAATCCGCCAACAACTTTTAATTTTATAGATCGTTTTCTGGTTACCGCCGAAGCGTATGGTATCGAAACTATTTTGGTTTTTAATAAAATTGACACATTTGACGATGCTACTTTAGATGAGCAATTGTATATGCAGCATGTGTATCAGGAAATTGGATACAAATGCCTTCGTGTTTCTTCGACTGAAATGAAAGGAATTGAGGAATTGAAAGCAATGATGATTGGCAAAGTAAGTATGTTTTCAGGACACTCTGGGGTGGGAAAATCAACTTTGGTAAATGCCATGGAACCTACTTTACATCTAAAAACAAAAACAATTTCTGAAGCAAGCAAACAGGGGCAACACACTACAACTTTTGCCGAGATGTACGATTTGTCTTTTGATGCTAAAATTATTGATACGCCGGGTATCAAAGGTTTTGGAATTGTGGATATGGAAAAAGAAGAAATCAGTGGCTATTTCCCTGAATTTTTCAAATTGAAAGAACAATGTAAATTCAATAATTGCTTGCATAAAGACGAACCACATTGTGCTATTAAAACCGCATTAGAAAAAGACGAAATCGCTTGGTCCCGTTATAGAAGTTACCTAAAAATTCTGGAAGGCGATGATGAAAATTACCGTACTGATATTCATAATGAAGACCGAATTATTAGCGATAAAACGAGGGAATAG
- a CDS encoding prephenate dehydrogenase → MKVFVIGIGLIGGSMVLDIKTLHPEAKIYGIDTNESHLAEAIALGVVDAGATFEDLKHADFVIVSVPVDVALTVLPKVLDVIGDHTIVFEVGSTKTPICEAVANHPKRRNFIATHPIAGTEFSGPSAAIKGLFQGKTNIICEVEKTTFKLQEKALQLFMAMGMRIRYMDPKSHDKHIAYVSHLSHISAFMLGKTVINKEKDEQDIFDMAGSGFESTVRLAKSSPAMWTPIFKQNRKQVVKTLDEYISNLSKFRELLEKEDYDAIYNEMQSVNKIKEILNGINIKK, encoded by the coding sequence ATGAAAGTATTTGTAATAGGAATAGGATTAATAGGAGGTTCGATGGTATTGGACATCAAGACGCTACATCCGGAAGCCAAAATTTATGGGATTGACACGAATGAAAGTCATTTGGCAGAAGCCATCGCTTTAGGGGTTGTTGATGCTGGCGCGACTTTTGAGGATTTAAAACACGCCGATTTTGTAATTGTTTCTGTTCCTGTTGATGTTGCGTTGACAGTTTTGCCAAAAGTATTGGATGTTATTGGTGATCATACAATTGTTTTTGAAGTGGGTTCTACTAAAACTCCAATTTGTGAAGCAGTAGCCAATCATCCTAAAAGACGAAATTTTATAGCAACGCATCCTATTGCAGGAACTGAGTTTTCAGGACCTTCGGCAGCGATAAAAGGATTGTTTCAAGGGAAAACGAATATTATTTGTGAGGTAGAGAAAACGACTTTCAAATTGCAGGAAAAAGCGTTACAACTTTTTATGGCTATGGGAATGAGAATTCGTTATATGGATCCTAAATCACATGATAAGCATATTGCTTACGTGTCGCATTTATCGCATATCAGTGCATTTATGCTGGGAAAAACGGTAATTAATAAAGAGAAAGACGAGCAGGATATTTTTGATATGGCAGGTTCTGGTTTTGAAAGCACAGTTCGTTTGGCCAAAAGTTCACCGGCAATGTGGACGCCTATTTTTAAACAAAACAGGAAACAGGTTGTAAAAACGTTGGATGAATATATTTCTAATTTGTCAAAATTTAGAGAATTATTAGAAAAGGAAGATTATGATGCAATTTACAATGAAATGCAAAGTGTTAATAAAATAAAAGAAATATTAAACGGAATAAATATAAAAAAGTAA
- the dtd gene encoding D-aminoacyl-tRNA deacylase — protein sequence MKVVIQRVSSASVTIDNKIVANIQKGLLVLVGIEDADAQGDIDWLVNKITNIRIFGDENDVMNLSIAAIDGDIIVVSQFTLYASTKKGNRPSYIKASKPEVAIPLYENFVKRLEIELGKKVQTGVFGADMKVALVNDGPVTIVIDSKNKE from the coding sequence TTGAAAGTTGTAATTCAAAGGGTTTCCTCCGCCTCCGTAACCATAGACAACAAAATTGTAGCCAATATCCAAAAAGGATTGTTGGTTTTAGTTGGTATTGAAGATGCCGATGCACAAGGAGATATAGATTGGCTTGTTAATAAGATTACTAACATCCGCATTTTTGGGGATGAAAATGATGTAATGAATTTATCTATTGCAGCTATCGACGGAGATATAATTGTGGTAAGTCAGTTTACGCTTTATGCTTCCACCAAAAAAGGAAATCGACCGTCTTATATTAAAGCCTCAAAACCAGAAGTAGCGATTCCATTATACGAAAATTTTGTAAAACGTCTAGAAATAGAGTTGGGAAAGAAAGTGCAAACAGGGGTTTTTGGTGCGGATATGAAAGTTGCATTAGTCAATGATGGACCAGTAACGATAGTAATAGATAGTAAAAATAAAGAATAA